One Rosa chinensis cultivar Old Blush chromosome 5, RchiOBHm-V2, whole genome shotgun sequence genomic region harbors:
- the LOC121048746 gene encoding putative receptor-like protein kinase At3g47110 has protein sequence MTGTIPHEIGDLPNLEILAVHVNNLNGFIPTTIFNMSTASLISLGVNQLSGSLPPDLGLQLPNLQELYVGSNLLTGVFPKSISNASNLTTLELAGNSFFGYIPRTLCGLQDLQLLNLEGNKLTIDTSTPEANAFPCLTNLRNLNELYLDFNPLNTTFALYRGNLSASLQYIYLSNCNISGNIPNDIGNMSSLVLLDLGYNQFSGSIPITIGRLQNLQGLYLNDNKLLGHIPHQLCHLENLAELLLGGNQLSGSLPSCLGNLAALRSLSIKSNLLNSTIPSTLWGLKDILHLDLSSNSLVGPLSEGVQKLKAVIDLDFSDNSLSGIIPSSIEGLQNLVNLSLADNMLEGSIPGSFGKLVSLELLDLSRNNLSGVIPKSLEALLHLKYLNLSFNRLQGEIPTGGPFRNFSAQSFVSSGELCGAPRLLVTTCKSKPSRSILKYIIPGILSAIFIVTSIWIVILRRRKIVEAAKETTLLPQLLYRRVSHLELVRATNAFKESNLLGRGGFGSVYKGTFSDGIDVAIKVFNLQLEGAFKSFDIECEMLANIRHRNLIKIISCCSQIDFKAVVLNYLPNGSLEKCLYSANFCLNILQRLSIMIDVASALEYLHHGYETPIVHCDLKPSNILLDEDMSAHVADFGIAKLLCGRDSMTQTITQATIGYMAPEYGMEGIVTRRGDVYSFGIVLMETVTGKKPTDEMFIGEMSLKQWVANSPVLDVVDADLLGTKAEDRDFENKSECLSSIMRVALACSTESPEQRINMQEALTTLNKIKIKFLKDEM, from the exons ATGACAGGTACTATACCACATGAGATAGGTGATCTTCCAAATTTAGAGATATTGGCAGTCCATGTTAATAATCTGAATGGCTTCATCCCAACCACAATCTTCAACATGTCCACAGCAAGTTTAATATCACTTGGTGTTAATCAGCTTTCAGGCAGCCTTCCACCAGATTTAGGTCTTCAGCTTCCAAACCTACAAGAGCTTTATGTAGGTAGCAATTTGCTCACCGGCGTATTCCCAAAATCCATCTCCAATGCTTCTAACCTCACTACCCTAGAGTTGGCCGGGAACTCATTTTTCGGCTATATTCCTAGAACTCTCTGCGGCTTACAAGACCTTCAGTTGCTTAACTTAGAGGGCAACAAATTAACCATTGATACTTCCACTCCAGAAGCAAACGCTTTTCCCTGTCTGACCAACCTTAGAAATTTGAATGAATTATACTTGGACTTTAACCCATTAAACACCACCTTTGCCCTTTACCGTGGAAATCTCTCTGCATCACTTCAATATATTTATTTAAGCAATTGCAACATTAGTGGTAACATTCCCAATGATATTGGAAACATGAGCAGCTTAGTACTGTTGGACTTGGGATACAATCAATTCAGTGGATCAATTCCAATTACAATTGGAAGGCTACAGAATCTCCAAGGTCTGTACTTGAATGATAACAAACTGCTAGGACACATCCCACATCAGCTTTGTCATTTAGAAAACCTAGCTGAATTACTTTTGGGTGGTAACCAACTCTCTGGTTCTTTACCTTCTTGCTTGGGTAATCTGGCGGCACTAAGAAGTCTATCaataaagtccaatttgttgaaTTCAACAATTCCATCTACCTTGTGGGGACTGAAAGATATCTTGCATTTAGACCTTTCATCTAATTCTCTAGTTGGACCTCTCTCCGAAGGTGTTCAAAAATTGAAAGCTGTGATAGACTTGGatttttcagacaacagtttatcAGGTATTATACCAAGCAGCATTGAGGGTCTGCAAAACTTGGTCAATCTCTCCTTGGCAGATAATATGTTAGAAGGCTCTATTCCTGGTTCATTTGGAAAATTAGTGAGCCTAGAGCTCTTGGATCTATCCAGAAACAATCTATCTGGAGTCATTCCGAAGTCTTTAGAAGCACTATTACATCTCAAGTATCTAAATTTGTCTTTCAACAGACTCCAAGGAGAAATTCCAACAGGCGGACCTTTCAGAAACTTCTCTGCTCAATCATTTGTCTCAAGTGGCGAACTCTGTGGTGCACCCCGACTACTTGTTACAACGTGCAAGAGTAAACCAAGTAGATCCATCTTGAAATATATTATACCAGGGATCTTGTCAGCAATATTCATAGTTACCTCCATTTGGATAGTGATACTACGTAGAAGAAAGATTGTGGAAGCTGCAAAAGAGACTACATTGTTACCTCAACTTCTATATAGAAGAGTTTCGCACCTCGAACTTGTTAGAGCAACAAATGCATTTAAAGAAAGCAACTTACTAGGCCGTGGTGGTTTTGGCTCGGTATATAAAGGAACATTTTCTGATGGGATAGACGTTGCCATAAAGGTTTTCAATTTACAGTTAGAAGGGGCGTTTAAGAGCTTCGATATTGAGTGTGAAATGCTAGCCAATATTCGTCATCGAAATCTTATCAAAATCATCAGTTGCTGTAGTCAAATTGATTTCAAAGCTGTGGTACTGAACTACTTGCCTAATGGGAGCCTTGAGAAGTGCTTGTATTCTGCAAACTTTTGTTTGAACATCTTGCAGAGATTGAGTATTATGATAGATGTTGCATCGGCATTAGAATATCTTCATCATGGCTATGAAACACCTATTGTTCACTGTGATTTGAAGCCCAGCAATATCCTACTGGATGAGGATATGAGTGCACATGTTGCTGACTTTGGCATTGCAAAACTTTTGTGTGGAAGAGATTCGATGACCCAAACCATCACTCAAGCCACAATTGGATATATGGCTCCAG AGTATGGAATGGAAGGAATAGTTACTAGAAGAGGGGATGTGTACAGTTTTGGTATCGTATTGATGGAAACAGTCACAGGAAAGAAGCCAACGGATGAGATGTTTATTGGGGAAATGAGTTTGAAGCAATGGGTTGCAAATTCACCAGTACTTGATGTTGTGGATGCCGACTTACTTGGGACAAAAGCAGAGGATCGTGATTTTGAAAACAAGAGCGAGTGTCTGTCATCCATTATGAGAGTAGCTCTAGCTTGTTCCACAGAATCACCGGAACAGAGGATTAATATGCAAGAGGCTCTAACCACGCTGAACAAAATCAAGATCAAGTTTTTGAAGGACGAGATGTAG